In one window of Cucurbita pepo subsp. pepo cultivar mu-cu-16 unplaced genomic scaffold, ASM280686v2 Cp4.1_scaffold000309, whole genome shotgun sequence DNA:
- the LOC111784944 gene encoding G-box-binding factor 4-like isoform X1, translating to MKKPNQIFRTAAAAAATAKVVANPIHMSAMDMDSKLDGPSTPSGGVDDVWREKAVEEMMRWEDFIGVKAQEDVRILNPLNCFPQFEEEMIVGFGNGGEISGRSGKRRRAPMEPMDEAALQRQRRMIKNRESAARSRERKHAHQVELELIAARLEEENHRLLKQKAERGKERLKQLMETVIPVVEKRRPPRALCPGHSFEC from the exons ATGAAGAAACCAAATCAGATATTTagaacagcagcagcagcagcagcaacagcaaaAGTAGTAGCTAATCCCATTCATATGTCCGCCATGGATATGGATAGTAAGCTTGATGGGCCATCTACTCCCTCTGGAGGTGTGGACGATGTTTGGAGGGAGAAGGCGGTAGAGGAGATGATGAGATGGGAGGATTTTATTGGAGTGAAAGCGCAGGAGGATGTGCGGATTTTGAATCCTTTGAATTGTTTCCCCCAATTTGAAGAGGAGATGATTGTCGGGTTTGGGAATGGCGGTGAAATTAGTGGGAGATCGGGGAAGAGAAGGCGCGCCCCCATGGAGCCCATGGATGAGGCTGCCTTGCAAAGACAACGGAGGATGATTAAGAACAGGGAGTCCGCTGCCAGATCCAGAGAAAGGAAACAT GCACATCAAGTTGAGTTAGAGTTAATAGCTGCCCGACTTGAGGAAGAGAACCACCGATTATTGAAACAGAAG GCTGAGAGAGGGAAGGAACGACTAAAGCAG TTGATGGAAACAGTGATCCCAGTTGTGGAGAAACGAAGACCGCCGCGAGCCCTATGTCCGGGTCACTCCTTCGAATGCTAG
- the LOC111784944 gene encoding G-box-binding factor 4-like isoform X2, whose protein sequence is MKKPNQIFRTAAAAAATAKVVANPIHMSAMDMDSKLDGPSTPSGGVDDVWREKAVEEMMRWEDFIGVKAQEDVRILNPLNCFPQFEEEMIVGFGNGGEISGRSGKRRRAPMEPMDEAALQRQRRMIKNRESAARSRERKHAHQVELELIAARLEEENHRLLKQKLMETVIPVVEKRRPPRALCPGHSFEC, encoded by the exons ATGAAGAAACCAAATCAGATATTTagaacagcagcagcagcagcagcaacagcaaaAGTAGTAGCTAATCCCATTCATATGTCCGCCATGGATATGGATAGTAAGCTTGATGGGCCATCTACTCCCTCTGGAGGTGTGGACGATGTTTGGAGGGAGAAGGCGGTAGAGGAGATGATGAGATGGGAGGATTTTATTGGAGTGAAAGCGCAGGAGGATGTGCGGATTTTGAATCCTTTGAATTGTTTCCCCCAATTTGAAGAGGAGATGATTGTCGGGTTTGGGAATGGCGGTGAAATTAGTGGGAGATCGGGGAAGAGAAGGCGCGCCCCCATGGAGCCCATGGATGAGGCTGCCTTGCAAAGACAACGGAGGATGATTAAGAACAGGGAGTCCGCTGCCAGATCCAGAGAAAGGAAACAT GCACATCAAGTTGAGTTAGAGTTAATAGCTGCCCGACTTGAGGAAGAGAACCACCGATTATTGAAACAGAAG TTGATGGAAACAGTGATCCCAGTTGTGGAGAAACGAAGACCGCCGCGAGCCCTATGTCCGGGTCACTCCTTCGAATGCTAG